A window of Tursiops truncatus isolate mTurTru1 chromosome 8, mTurTru1.mat.Y, whole genome shotgun sequence contains these coding sequences:
- the CEP295 gene encoding centrosomal protein of 295 kDa isoform X10 translates to MEQCEKAHARGFQAMKKIHLAQNQEKLMKELKQLQQEDLARRRQMVARMPPQLVELPYKRSEMKDDWQRELEFAFEDMYNADRKVKGNLILHLEPEPLPTVTDQIQDEELDLSMEQEISGETENIPVTEAETIHSSEADVPLAMKTHQIPSKILFKKLLNKIRNQKSLWTIKSMSEDESEMITTVSETESKALTVESGAAVSEDRPLSSGQKQDVESDTLTVDSGPLTSEDKPLSFNTDSEKEQEMKETQPITAVAQSSVLLHPQEEAARIRMAARQKQIMEIEEQKQKQLELLEQIEQQKLTLETDCFRAQLEEEKRKKTQQTGVGTAPASCTISSDEDNHRQMIYNYQQQLLQQNRLHKQSVETARKRLLDYQTMLKGKYLSMSAAPLIPGSVTSVPPQKSERSAVTSEHEDQGQRPKLSPNKQPMQPVQISKLEQDFQVPRQHRFPQRQVETTKTLVTSDVLAEQALESQEQPKQLSQTETQQRDYKLVPKDSHTLSRALSHDKPLIVQDARERAETSGATTFQTLDSQQMFSENNESISSKLIEPSSFLPLVAEHSFSSLPTEVESGKIQECFSTGSKSVVSVSHSVVGQMQDKSLPFSENIIAQQSNLKALQKQLDLQKEVLRLRQEAQEQLLLCKQKELEGQTGLSVFLPLVPLDSFASLPSAKAESGRIQESSPTKKETTVSSGHPGVPQLQDRLNFKFLQEQLNIQRDRFQARREAQEVLCVHKQSELDGRVWAEQTEPPSVPSQGAQHAFTSLPSAGTQSGKIQDQYSSKSEKEILSIQSEIPKFQDGSSSFLQQFHPLHDSLKLLQEQLTAQRDALQARHEAQAELLLHRQRDLEDSKSVQMSSSFLPVVTQHSVASQAASKTEPRRIQNFYFSEKGSVTPSSHLVMPAFQDEPLSFPQHSLPQQENLTTLEGQSHIQRVILGAKQETQEFVHKQSELETKIPSEQTGTSLSLSQGAESEKFQDYMSFRSDSTVPLSHWKIPRFQERLLGFSRHIQPLQDNLEGHQEWLDTEEEALQFSQKTQGNVSSEQTGPSFTPQLEQLSFPSLPSAESLTTREPLSAESESRIPSSHFQIPELQDRLLKISQLIQPQQDNLKALQEQLATQREAIIQSRQEAQQELLLHKQSEWKGRISPEQVGTSSFLPLVVQRPFAPLPLSEAGRIQEPCSTKGDNIVSPRHSEIPRLPDRLLGLPQPVLPQQDYPITFQQEHVYTQTGPLPCSEKTQKELVLPRQYKFEEKSSEHFIQPLHGDLKALQEQLDIQRKATHSRQEVREELLLQRLSKLEKRVSPEQTSTSSSLSHIALPVADSERIQKSLPTRSDNTVSSSHPEIPGSQDRLLSLSQAFLPQQDHVSAQLGLQREVLRFNEKAQEELLLNKQAELIAGDSSEQPVPSMFLPKEREHSFIPLPFAEVKSKNVCELYSAKNEHAAPSSASMSPRLQDRFLSFSQPLLAQQDNLGLQKQMELQKEILHYGQKAQEELLVQRQTALQQHIQKHQETLKDFFKDSQTSKPTVENDFETKKLRECLVHLQDLAKDNQENIGTAGRRNCDDNQLLSEDSNAQQSGEHQDKELGGKSSKPPVAKVKGGLDLNQHELSAIQEVESPASGRTSILGKPDFYQDRDPLRVSVSREQSFLGSPLDCDPFGHLHPVAQESICGDDSDKAVKVSEAVVESHAVLSYAAEEEDHTYLGPNVKPDDKAETQEIYHEPLSSITVSTGSFLSYENTDLSLTESFSEVVDQREQESPTSKEEETNVLSSVVPSTQVIYQRQDPQDSLKPLLPALETFTSGQTHIQQMIDKYINEAILMTEKTDLRVDFDFPELEHSFPNLHRQLFKPLEPHPDFDSSSFSGISQDSKDFYQPFPVVFHQRSHSSCESLRSSLSPKSTASFTALRTSLHSSLNTSVNQQPDPNWAHEEAQSFATENVIEGSEQSFQQLLPEFSSQEGSQHADLPSIFSSIEARDSSQGAENQYSSSEQNEILQNKQKSVHFQLSVGNLQSSVFSSSGEANVFHQLNLQHSTPCGSASSECSVKERLGFEELSERGVGTVLQGQGLTDDKETCGVLNINPQLCVRTSIQTPHSVTVQNEKCLEDSTTAETPTIIGNQTQQAQSTLFVSSGSFSLQNSIPIWETECGHGIMEEPELTLISNSDISIAEMDFANLTLEEKRENEAKSCFQVSEFLPLLSETQNSDCPAASEHPVEKPAVCAETLSKFTATPGSLQEAFMKRKKAFMERSSQRQKEIRNKIRVSGSSQTKIVKEKPTGSLVSHLKGVNKVRVSLPEDRKTAQAHMHQRALRLYHQLPEVKKQKEEKAKQDAYAQNRARAKEFHKKTLEKLRAKNIC, encoded by the exons ATGGAGCAGTGTGAGAAGGCACATGCACGGGGTTTCCAGGCAATGAAAAAGATCCATTTGGCCCAA AATCAGGAGAAACTAATGAAAGAACTCAAACAGCTACAACAAGAGGACCTGGCACGCAGGAGACAGATGGTAGCACGGATGCCACCACAACTAGTTGAACTTCCATACAAACGCAGTGAAATGAAAGATGATTGGCAGAGAGAGCTAGAATTTGCCTTTGAAGACATGTACAATGCAGACAGGA AGGTGAAAGGAAACCTGATTTTGCACCTTGAACCAGAGCCTCTGCCCACTGTGACTGATCAGATCCAAGATGAAGAACTGGACCTTTCAATGGAACAAGAAATTTCAGGGGAGACTGAAAACATTCCAGTGACAGAAGCTGAAACAATACATTCTAGTGAAGCAGACG ttcccttggcaatgaagacccaccaGATTCcttcaaaaattctttttaaaaaattattaaataagatcCGAAACCAAAAGTCTCTCTGGACAATTAAATCCATGTCTGAGGATGAAAGCGAAATGATTACAACTGTTAGTGAAACTGAAAGTAAAGCCCTGACAGTTGAATCAGGAGCAGCTGTGAGTGAAGACAGACCATTATCCTCTGGGCAGAAACAAG ATGTTGAAAGTGACACGCTAACAGTTGACTCTGGACCACTTACTAGTGAAGATAAACCACTTTCATTCAATACAGACTCTGAAAAGGAACAAG aaatgaaagagactcAGCCTATCACAGCAGTAGCTCAGAGTTCAGTTCTACTTCATCCTCAGGAAGAAGCAGCCAGAATTAGAATGGCAGCAAGGCAGAAACAg ataatggaaatagaagaacaaaagcaaaaacagttgGAATTACTTGAACAAattgaacaacagaaattaacattaGAAACTGATTGCTTCAGAGCTcagctggaagaagaaaaaagaaaaaaaactcaacagACTGGG gTTGGCACTGCGCCAGCATCATGCACCATAAGTTCTGATGAAGATAATCACAGGCAGATGATTTATAACTATCAACAACAGCTATTACAGCAAAACAG GCTTCACAAACAGTCTGTTGAAACAGCCAGGAAACGATTACTCGACTATCAGACTATGTTAAAAGGAAAGTACCTATCCATGTCAGCTGCACCATTGATACCTGGTTCTGTTACATCAGTACCACCACAGAAATCTGAAAGATCCGCTGTTACATCAGAACATGAGGATCAAGGTCAGAGACCCAAGTTGAGTCCTAACAAACAACCTATGCAACCCGTACAGATCTCCAAATTAGAGCAAGATTTTCAGGTTCCAAGACAACATCGCTTTCCACAAAGACAGGTAGAAACAACCAAAACATTAGTTACTTCAGATGTTTTAGCCGAGCAAGCTTTGGAATCACAGGAACAGCCAAAGCAACTCTCACAGACTGAAACACAACAGAGAGACTATAAATTGGTCCCTAAAGACTCTCATACACTTTCAAGGGCTTTGTCACATGATAAGCCACTGATAGTACAGGATGCCAGAGAAAGAGCTGAAACATCTGGGGCAACAACTTTTCAAACTTTAGACTCCCAGCAAATGTTCTCAGAGAACAATGAAAGTATATCGTCTAAGTTAATTGAACCTTCTTCATTCCTACCATTGGTAGCTGAGCATTCTTTTAGTTCTCTGCCTACTGAAGTTGAGTCTGGAAAAATCCAGGAATGCTTTTCAACTGGGAGCAAAAGTGTAGTTTCTGTAAGCCATTCTGTAGTTGGCCAAATGCAGGATAAGTCTTTGCCATTCTCAGAGAATATCATAGCCCAGCAAAGTAATTTGAAGGCTCTCCAAAAACAGTTAGACCTACAGAAAGAAGTTCTTCGGTTAAGACAGGAAGCTCAGGAACAATTGCTTTTGTGCAAACAGAAAGAATTGGAAGGGCAAACTGGCCTTTCTGTATTCCTTCCATTGGTACCTCTGGATTCGTTTGCTTCACTGCCTTCTGCCAAAGCTGAGTCAGGGAGAATCCAGGAATCTTCTCCAACCAAGAAAGAGACTACAGTTTCCTCAGGCCATCCTGGGGTCCCACAACTTCAGGATaggcttaattttaaatttctccaagAACAGTTAAATATTCAGAGGGACCGCTTTCAGGCTAGACGGGAAGCCCAGGAAGTATTATGTGTACATAAACAGAGTGAATTGGATGGAAGAGTATGGGCTGAACAGACTGAGCCCCCTTCTGTCCCATCTCAAGGAGCTCAGCATGCATTTACTTCACTACCTTCTGCTGGTACTCAATCTGGAAAAATCCAGGACCAGTATTCATCTAAGAGTGAGAAGGAAATTCTCTCAATCCAATCTGAAATCCCCAAATTTCAGGATGGGTCTTCAAGTTTCCTACAGCAGTTCCACCCTTTGCATGATAGTTTGAAGTTGCTCCAAGAACAGCTGACTGCACAGAGGGATGCTCTTCAGGCCAGGCATGAAGCCCAGGCAGAATTACTTTTACATAGACAAAGGGATTTGGAAGACTCTAAGTCTGTGCAGATGAGTTCTTCATTCCTGCCAGTGGTCACTCAACATTCAGTTGCTTCACAAGCTGCTTCTAAAACTGAGCCTAGAAGAATTCAgaacttttatttctctgagaaGGGGAGTGTTACTCCCTCAAGTCATTTGGTAATGCCAGCATTTCAGGATGAGCCTCTTAGTTTTCCACAGCATAGCCTGCCACAGCAGGAAAATCTAACAACACTCGAAGGTCAGTCGCACATTCAGAGGGTAATACTTGGTGCTAAACAAGAAACTCAGGAATTTGTACACAAACAAagtgaattagaaacaaaaattccTTCTGAACAGACTGGCACCTCTTTATCTCTGTCTCAGGGAGCTGAATCTGAAAAATTCCAGGACTATATGTCATTCAGGAGTGACAGTACAGTTCCCTTAAGCCATTGGAAGATCCCAAGATTTCAAGAAAGACTTCTGGGGTTTTCTCGACATATACAACCTCTACAAGATAATTTGGAAGGACACCAAGAATGGttagacacagaagaggaggccCTTCAGTTTAGCCAGAAGACCCAAGGGAATGTATCTTCTGAACAAACTGGCCCCTCCTTCACACCCCAGTTAGAAcagctttcctttccttcattgCCTTCTGCTGAATCTCTTACAACTCGGGAACCTCTTTCAGCAGAGAGTGAGAGTAGAATTCCTTCAAGCCATTTTCAGATCCCAGAATTGCAGGATAGACTTTTGAAGATATCACAGCTTATCCAGCCTCAACAAGATAATTTGAAGGCACTTCAAGAACAGTTAGCTACGCAGAGGGAAGCCATCATTCAGTCTAGACAGGAAGCTCAGCAAGAATTACTTCTGCATAAACAGAGTGAGTGGAAGGGAAGAATATCTCCCGAGCAGGTTGGCAcctcttccttcctgcccctaGTTGTACAGCGGCCTTTTGCTCCATTACCTCTTAGTGAAGCTGGTAGAATCCAAGAACCTTGTTCAACTAAGGGTGATAATATAGTCTCCCCTCGTCATTCTGAGATACCAAGGTTGCCTGATAGGCTTTTGGGTTTACCACAGCCTGTTTTACCTCAACAAGATTATCCGATTACATTTCAACAGGAACACGTGTATACACAGACAGGTCCCCTTCCATGTAGCGAGAAAACCCAGAAAGAGTTGGTTTTGCCCAGACAATATAAATTTGAGGAAAAGTCATCTGAGCATTTTATCCAACCTCTCCATGGTGATTTGAAGGCACTTCAAGAGCAGTTAGACATACAGAGGAAAGCCACTCATTCTAGACAGGAAGTCCGAGAAGAATTGCTTTTGCAAAGACTAAGTAAATTGGAGAAAAGGGTCTCACCTGAGCAGACCAGCACCTCTTCATCCTTATCCCACATAGCACTGCCTGTTGCTGACTCTGAAAGAATCCAAAAATCTCTTCCAACCAGAAGTGACAATACTGTTTCCTCAAGTCATCCTGAGATTCCAGGGTCTCAGGATAGGCTTTTGAGTTTATCCCAGGCTTTTCTGCCTCAGCAAGATCATGTGTCAGCACAGTTGGGCTTACAGAGAGAAGTGCTGCGTTTTAATGAAAAAGCTCAGGAAGAACTGCTTTTAAACAAGCAAGCAGAGCTGATTGCAGGTGACTCTTCTGAGCAGCCTGTTCCTTCTATGTTTCTACCCAAGGAAAGAgagcattcatttattccactaCCTTTTGCTGAAGTAAAATCTAAAAACGTTTGTGAATTGTATTCAGCCAAGAATGAACATGCAGCTCCTTCAAGTGCTTCTATGAGCCCAAGACTTCAAGATAGATTTTTGAGTTTTTCACAACCTCTCTTAGCTCAGCAAGATAATTTGGGACTTCAGAAGCAGATGGAGCTACAAAAAGAAATTCTGCATTATGGCCAAAAAGCCCAAGAAGAATTGCTTGTACAGAGACAAACAGCATTGCAGCAGCACATTCAGAAACATCAGGAGACCTTGAAGGATTTCTTTAAAGACAGTCAG ACAAGTAAGCCCACAgttgaaaatgattttgaaactAAGAAGCTCAGAGAATGCCTTGTTCATCTCCAAGATCTAGCCAAAGACAATCAGGAAAACATTGGTACTGCAGGCAGGAGAAACTGTGATGATAATCAGCTCCTTTCAGAAGATAGTAATGCCCAGCAAAGTG GGGAGCATCAGGACAAAGAACTGGGTGGGAAATCCTCAAAACCACCTGTAGCAAAAGTTAAAGGTGGATTGGACTTGAACCAACATGAACTTAGTGCCATACAAGAGGTAGAATCACCAGCAAGTGGCAGAACTTCTATACTAG gtAAACCAGACTTTTACCAAGACAGAGACCCACTTAGGGTCTCAGTAAGCCGAGAACAGAGTTTTCTTGGGAGCCCCCTGGACTGTGATCCATTTGGTCATCTTCACCCAGTTGCCCAGGAGAGCATCTGTGGTGATGACTCTGATAAAGCAG TCAAGGTCAGTGAGGCTGTGGTTGAGAGTCATGCAGTATTAAGTTACGCTGCGGAGGAAGAAGACCATACGTACCTGGGTCCAAATGTGAAGCCAGATGATAAG GCTGAAACACAAGAAATTTATCATGAGCCATTATCTTCAATAACTGTTTCTACTGGGAGCTTTTTAAGTTATGAAAACACAGATTTGAGCCTTACAG AGTCGTTTTCAGAGGTTGTGGACCAGAGGGAACAAGAATCTCCCACCagtaaagaagaggaaacaaatgTTTTAAGTTCTGTAGTTCCTTCAACACAAGTTATTTATCAAAGACAGGACCCTCAGGACTCCCTTAAACCTCTTTTACCTGCATTGGAAACATTTACATCTGGTCAGACACACATTCAGCAGATGATAGACAAGTACATAAATGAAGCAATTTTGATGACTGAAAAAACAGACTTGCGGG TTGACTTTGACTTTCCAGAACTGGAGCACAGTTTTCCAAATTTGCATCGTCAGCTGTTTAAACCCTTAGAACCACATCCAGATTTTGATTCATCATCTTTCTCTGGGATTTCTCAAGACAGCAAAGACTTTTACCAG CCTTTCCCGGTTGTCTTCCATCAGAGGTCACATTCCTCCTGTGAAAGCCTCCGTTCTAGTCTGTCACCCAAAAGTACAGCTTCTTTTACAGCACTGAGGACCAGCCTGCATTCTTCTCTTAACACCAGCGTGAACCAGCAGCCTGACCCTAACTGGGCTCATGAGGAAGCTCAGAGTTTTGCTACAGAAAATGTTATTGAAG GGTCTGAACAATCTTTTCAACAACTTCTGCCAGAATTTTCTTCACAAGAAGGAAGCCAGCATGCTGACTTACCAAGTATTTTTAGCAGCATTGAAGCAAGAGATTCTTCCCAAGGGGCGGAAAATCAATACTCTTCCTCTGAACAGAATGAAATattacaaaacaagcaaaaaagtgTTCATTTCCAGCTGTCTGTAGGAAATTTGCAAAGTTCAGTCTTCAGTTCATCTGGTGAGGCTAATGTATTTCATCAGTTAAATCTACAGCATAGCACTCCATGTGGTTCTGCCTCTAGTGAGTGCTCAGTAAAAGAAAGACTGGGCTTTgaagaactatcagaaagaggagTTGGTACAGTGTTACAAGGTCAAGGGCTCACTGATGATAAAGAAACCTGTGGCGTTTTAAATATAAATCCACAATTATGCGTAAGAACTTCAATTCAGACACCACATTCAGTCACTGTTCagaatgaaaaatgtcttgaggattCAACTACTGCAGAAACTCCAACAATCATAGGAAACCAAACTCAACAAGCACAGTCAACGCTCTTTGTAAGCTCTGGATCCTTTTCACTACAGAACTCTATTCCAATCTGG GAGACAGAATGTGGCCATGGTATAATGGAAGAACCAGAACTTACATTGATAAGCAACAGTGATATCAGTATTGCTGAAATGGATTTTGCAAACTTAActctagaagaaaagagagaaaatgaggcaAAGAGCTGTTTTCAG GTGAGTGAATTTCTGCCTCTTCTGTCAGAAACGCAAAACTCAGATTGTCCAGCTGCATCAGAACATCCTGTGGAGAAACCAGCTGTGTGTGCAG aaacccTTTCAAAGTTTACAGCTACTCCAGGGAGCTTACAAGAagcatttatgaaaagaaaaaaagcatttatgGAGAGAtcctcacagagacagaaagaaataaggaataaaatTCGTGTCTCTGGAAGTTCTCAAACCAAAATAGTAAAGGAGAAACCCACAG GTTCATTGGTCAGTCACCTAAAGGGTGTGAACAAGGTTAGAGTGTCTCTTCCTGAAGACAGAAAGACTGCACAAGCCCATATGCACCAAAGGGCTCTAAG ATTATACCATCAGTTACCTgaagtgaaaaagcaaaaggaagagaaagcaaagcaaGACGCATATGCCCAAAACAGAGCAAGGGCAAAAGAATTTCATAAG AAAACATTAGAGAAACTTCGAGCCAAAAATATATGCTGA